A single region of the Bdellovibrio sp. GT3 genome encodes:
- the cutA gene encoding divalent-cation tolerance protein CutA — MQIYYIPCPNKESAENIARTLLQEKLISCANIIPGMSSMYWWEGKIETANEFILILKTIEGRDAGKNLQSRVLELHPYDVPCVMALNVASINDSFKNWLEQSLK, encoded by the coding sequence ATGCAAATCTATTACATCCCCTGTCCCAATAAAGAGAGCGCCGAAAACATCGCGCGCACTCTATTGCAGGAAAAACTGATCAGTTGTGCGAACATCATTCCCGGAATGAGTTCGATGTACTGGTGGGAAGGGAAAATAGAAACTGCAAACGAGTTTATCCTTATCTTAAAAACTATTGAAGGCCGTGACGCAGGCAAAAATCTGCAATCCCGCGTGCTGGAGCTTCATCCCTACGACGTTCCGTGCGTGATGGCTTTGAATGTTGCATCAATCAACGATTCTTTTAAAAACTGGCTTGAACAAAGTCTTAAATAA